In the Mesorhizobium sp. genome, one interval contains:
- a CDS encoding terminase TerL endonuclease subunit: MRKSAFPAWIYDGSPIDDPFGYGEEAVQFLRKLKHPNSTEPKQRFQLFPFQERMVRRIYGPRHPDGSRIVNRVFWMIPRGNRKTSLAAALALLHTIGPERVRAGQAIFAASDREQAGLGFREAANIVRLDKRLVGATRIYDAHNSAKKIVFKAEDVTLQAISSDGAAQHGKTPAFVLVDEIHVWKGRDLWEALKQGLTKTPNTLMIVATTAGRGSENIGFEEYDFARKVATGEIVKPDYLPIIFEADEGDDWRDEAVWHRVNPGLVHGFPNLAALRSQAAEAEHRPSERHAFEQFNLNVWKAASRDPLFSMATYDEGCADFDLDDLVELPCFIGVDLSVNGDLTAIVAAWRHDDGTLTLHPWFFVPGDDLAGRAQQDGVPYVRWRDEGHVIAVDGPIIEPEAVEAHLRELCARFDVREIAFDPHLARITMQRLHDDGLPVVEMRQGPLTMAPAIGALERSVNGRKLRHAGHPVLRHHLDSVVASRNDSGLVRMHKANRFDRIDGAVAAAMAVGRAVANDNTRSIYETDELFEAA; encoded by the coding sequence ATGAGGAAGAGCGCTTTCCCGGCTTGGATTTATGATGGCTCGCCGATCGATGATCCTTTCGGCTACGGCGAGGAAGCCGTCCAGTTCCTGCGCAAGCTGAAGCACCCCAACAGCACCGAGCCGAAGCAGCGATTCCAGCTCTTCCCGTTTCAGGAAAGAATGGTCCGGCGCATCTATGGGCCACGCCACCCCGACGGCTCGCGCATCGTCAATCGCGTGTTCTGGATGATCCCGCGGGGAAACCGGAAAACCAGTCTCGCCGCGGCGCTGGCGCTTCTGCATACGATCGGCCCGGAACGTGTTCGCGCCGGACAAGCGATCTTTGCCGCGTCCGATCGCGAGCAAGCCGGCCTTGGCTTCCGTGAGGCCGCGAACATCGTCCGCCTGGACAAGCGCCTTGTCGGCGCAACGCGCATCTATGACGCGCACAACTCGGCAAAGAAGATCGTCTTCAAAGCCGAAGACGTAACCCTTCAGGCGATTTCGAGCGACGGCGCTGCGCAGCACGGCAAGACGCCGGCCTTTGTGCTCGTGGACGAAATCCATGTATGGAAGGGCCGCGACTTGTGGGAGGCGCTGAAGCAGGGCCTCACCAAGACGCCGAACACGTTGATGATCGTCGCCACGACGGCCGGCCGTGGTTCCGAGAACATCGGTTTCGAGGAATACGACTTCGCCCGGAAGGTCGCCACCGGGGAGATCGTGAAGCCGGACTATCTACCTATCATCTTCGAAGCAGACGAAGGCGACGATTGGCGCGACGAAGCGGTCTGGCACCGCGTCAACCCCGGCCTTGTGCATGGCTTCCCGAACCTCGCCGCGCTGCGCAGCCAAGCCGCTGAAGCTGAACACCGGCCGTCGGAACGGCACGCATTCGAGCAATTCAACCTCAACGTCTGGAAAGCGGCGAGCCGTGATCCGCTCTTCAGCATGGCGACCTATGACGAAGGTTGCGCCGACTTCGATCTAGACGATCTTGTCGAGCTGCCGTGTTTCATCGGCGTTGACCTGTCCGTCAACGGCGACCTCACTGCGATCGTCGCGGCGTGGCGGCACGATGACGGCACCCTGACTCTTCACCCGTGGTTTTTCGTGCCGGGCGATGACCTCGCCGGCCGCGCGCAACAGGACGGCGTTCCGTATGTTCGGTGGCGCGACGAAGGCCACGTCATCGCCGTTGACGGCCCGATCATCGAACCGGAAGCGGTGGAAGCTCATCTTCGCGAACTGTGCGCCCGGTTCGACGTGCGCGAGATCGCCTTCGATCCACACCTTGCCCGGATCACCATGCAGCGGCTTCACGATGACGGCCTTCCGGTTGTCGAGATGCGACAGGGTCCGCTGACGATGGCGCCGGCGATCGGCGCGCTAGAGCGAAGCGTCAACGGCCGCAAACTTCGCCACGCCGGCCACCCCGTCTTGCGGCACCACCTCGATTCAGTCGTGGCGAGCCGGAACGACAGCGGGCTCGTGCGGATGCACAAAGCGAACCGCTTCGATCGGATTGACGGCGCTGTCGCGGCGGCGATGGCCGTGGGACGCGCCGTTGCGAACGATAACACCCGCTCGATTTACGAAACCGATGAACTTTTCGAAGCAGCGTAG
- a CDS encoding phage terminase small subunit P27 family, protein MTRGLKPSTIVAGTSPVTNIPSPPGYLSRDAKAEWRRVAPILADERKVLTIADLAALENYVIAVATMREAHRELQATGLTIAGKRNPASTILLQAQQQQLRAASELGLTPAARSRASMIADNDDDDDNPLAVGRGR, encoded by the coding sequence ATGACGCGCGGCCTGAAGCCTTCCACGATCGTCGCCGGCACCTCGCCGGTGACGAATATCCCTTCGCCGCCCGGCTACCTGTCGCGCGATGCGAAAGCGGAATGGCGTCGCGTCGCGCCTATCTTGGCCGATGAGCGCAAGGTGCTGACGATCGCCGATCTTGCCGCGCTCGAAAACTACGTGATCGCCGTCGCGACCATGCGCGAGGCGCATCGTGAGCTTCAGGCCACCGGCCTCACCATCGCCGGCAAGCGCAACCCGGCGAGCACCATCTTGCTTCAGGCGCAACAGCAGCAGCTTCGCGCCGCGTCCGAACTCGGCTTGACGCCGGCCGCCCGGTCCCGCGCATCCATGATCGCCGACAATGACGATGATGATGACAACCCGCTCGCCGTCGGGCGCGGCCGATGA
- a CDS encoding phage head closure protein codes for MRAGNLRHTIDLQRETATVADSGSVITTWSIFASVRAEIVTASADEYLTGYGEAEAGNVVFRIWWRPGLDTADRIMHAGKAYDVKAISEIGFRRFLEIKAVATT; via the coding sequence ATGCGCGCCGGCAACCTTCGCCATACGATCGATCTTCAGCGCGAAACCGCAACGGTTGCGGATTCGGGAAGCGTCATCACGACGTGGTCGATCTTCGCCAGCGTCCGCGCTGAGATCGTCACCGCAAGCGCCGACGAATACCTCACCGGCTACGGCGAAGCTGAAGCCGGCAACGTCGTGTTTCGAATTTGGTGGCGGCCGGGCCTCGATACCGCCGACCGGATCATGCACGCCGGCAAGGCTTACGACGTGAAGGCCATCTCCGAGATCGGCTTCCGGCGCTTCCTCGAAATCAAGGCCGTCGCCACGACATGA
- a CDS encoding DUF3168 domain-containing protein, whose product MIDPALATRTAIRAHLITDPAVTALVSADHIRAGSTRPANFPTLIITDGTVNMHGRAAGGQFVASVFADIHIWTDDGLDSAQQIGAAVARRLMDWPAPDGITFDEFKHQRTVWPRDPDPDLGHGVMFIEAIARWSI is encoded by the coding sequence ATGATCGATCCCGCGCTCGCCACGCGCACGGCCATCCGCGCGCACCTGATCACCGACCCGGCCGTAACCGCGCTCGTGTCGGCGGACCATATCCGCGCGGGCTCTACACGCCCGGCGAACTTCCCGACGCTGATCATCACCGACGGCACCGTGAACATGCACGGCCGGGCGGCGGGCGGACAGTTCGTCGCTAGCGTGTTTGCCGACATTCATATCTGGACCGATGACGGCCTCGATAGTGCGCAACAGATCGGCGCGGCTGTCGCTCGCCGGTTGATGGATTGGCCGGCACCGGACGGCATCACGTTCGATGAGTTCAAGCACCAGCGCACCGTTTGGCCGCGCGACCCCGACCCCGATCTTGGTCACGGCGTCATGTTTATCGAAGCCATCGCGCGATGGAGCATTTGA
- a CDS encoding HK97-gp10 family putative phage morphogenesis protein, with protein sequence MAVSKQVARLQARMEAIPQRVREAVAPSLVQSANELAGMMRQLAPDDPATDAPDLKSSIAVTAPDQSTPPYSQPGGSKIAGPLEAVVTVGNDAVRYPHLLEYGTSKMEAQPFFWPSVRLLQKRIKNRTKRAVAKAVRDAWKGGA encoded by the coding sequence ATGGCTGTGTCGAAGCAGGTCGCGCGGCTTCAGGCGCGCATGGAAGCGATTCCCCAACGTGTTCGCGAAGCCGTCGCGCCGTCGCTCGTGCAGTCCGCGAATGAACTCGCCGGCATGATGCGCCAGCTCGCGCCCGATGATCCTGCGACCGATGCACCGGACCTGAAGAGTTCGATCGCCGTCACCGCGCCCGACCAATCGACGCCACCCTATTCGCAGCCGGGCGGATCGAAGATCGCCGGGCCGCTAGAGGCGGTTGTCACTGTCGGCAATGACGCCGTGCGGTATCCGCATTTGCTCGAATACGGGACTTCCAAGATGGAAGCCCAGCCCTTCTTTTGGCCGTCGGTCCGGCTGCTTCAGAAGCGGATCAAGAACCGGACGAAGCGCGCCGTGGCGAAGGCCGTCCGCGACGCTTGGAAGGGCGGCGCATGA
- a CDS encoding head-tail connector protein, translated as MIVSVETLRQQLNLDAGIEDDTFLAGKIGAAESWIEAFIGEPLADLDPMPGAIREAILQLAAHLFSNREAVLVGVSAQPVPFGVVDLIRPWRKWEF; from the coding sequence ATGATCGTCAGTGTCGAGACCCTTCGCCAGCAGCTCAATCTTGATGCCGGTATCGAGGATGACACCTTTCTCGCCGGCAAAATTGGTGCGGCCGAAAGCTGGATTGAGGCGTTTATCGGCGAACCGCTCGCCGACCTGGACCCGATGCCGGGTGCCATTCGCGAAGCCATCCTTCAGCTCGCCGCGCACTTGTTTTCGAACCGAGAAGCCGTGCTTGTCGGCGTCTCTGCGCAGCCCGTGCCGTTCGGCGTGGTCGACCTCATCCGCCCTTGGCGGAAGTGGGAGTTCTGA
- a CDS encoding endonuclease, translating to MATRPPRLCSCGKIVPAGERCACQIAGDRARKARHDRRRPSARERGYTREWQDAARAFLARPENRFCTCGAPATVVMHVISIRKRPDLRMVQSNWRPGCQRCNAIDAAKERRP from the coding sequence ATGGCAACCCGTCCGCCCCGTCTTTGCTCCTGTGGCAAGATCGTCCCAGCCGGCGAGCGCTGTGCTTGCCAGATCGCCGGTGATCGCGCCCGTAAGGCTCGCCACGACCGTCGCCGGCCGTCGGCCCGTGAACGCGGCTACACCCGCGAATGGCAGGACGCCGCTCGCGCCTTCCTCGCACGCCCCGAGAATCGCTTCTGCACATGCGGCGCGCCGGCCACCGTCGTCATGCACGTCATCTCGATACGCAAACGCCCGGACCTGCGCATGGTGCAATCGAACTGGCGACCCGGATGCCAGCGCTGCAACGCCATCGATGCCGCCAAGGAACGCCGGCCATGA
- a CDS encoding phage major capsid protein yields MNTLEIKASFSVDDAGTIAGIAWPFGEPDSVGDLIERGAFHPAAAMPILYEHDAGRVIGVWEEIAETDAGLTVKGRLFLDSVPLAREVHSLVKRGKATGLSIGFRATESKTRPDGNRTIVALDLAEISIVRDPCHPAARILSVKSAGGAATPPNERTEMEPELKNEPELKSDPVVTPEELKAIKSRLDKIEAKANRPVAANANHPGADNDNEVKAFTHFVRSGDASEVKSLGYAAPSTGGILAPETVSASIIEKIAEFSPVRAVASSITMSGPLLQLPRLVDEVTVGEVTETGARSESEPSFEQIDLKPFEMAVIVPVTRVLLEDSQIDLSSYLGNHVARRFGQREAAWFVNGNGTSQAEGVLVSTEVGEFEAAGTAITADDLIDTFYSIKTAYSANGVWMMNRFSMAVVRKLKDTDGSYLWQPSIAAGVPPTLLGRPVYEAVDAPNPAAGATPIVFGDFAAGYTIADRVGFEILRDDYTGAANGIVKLHARRRVGGRVVLGEALTKLTLASA; encoded by the coding sequence ATGAACACCCTCGAAATTAAGGCGAGCTTCAGCGTTGATGACGCTGGCACCATCGCCGGTATCGCGTGGCCGTTCGGCGAGCCTGACAGCGTCGGCGACCTCATCGAACGTGGCGCGTTCCACCCGGCCGCCGCGATGCCCATTCTTTACGAGCATGACGCCGGCCGCGTTATTGGGGTTTGGGAAGAGATCGCAGAGACAGACGCCGGCCTCACCGTGAAGGGCAGGCTCTTCCTCGATAGCGTGCCGCTGGCGCGCGAAGTCCATTCCCTTGTGAAGCGCGGCAAGGCCACCGGCCTATCGATCGGCTTCAGGGCTACCGAATCCAAGACGCGCCCCGATGGCAACCGCACCATCGTCGCGCTCGACCTCGCCGAAATTTCCATAGTTCGCGACCCGTGCCACCCGGCCGCACGCATCCTGTCTGTCAAGTCCGCCGGTGGCGCGGCAACCCCTCCTAATGAAAGGACCGAAATGGAACCCGAACTGAAAAATGAGCCGGAGCTGAAGAGCGACCCGGTTGTAACCCCGGAAGAGCTGAAGGCGATCAAGTCCCGGCTCGACAAGATCGAAGCAAAGGCGAACCGTCCCGTCGCTGCGAACGCCAATCATCCCGGCGCCGACAATGACAACGAGGTGAAGGCGTTCACGCACTTCGTCCGTTCCGGCGATGCGTCGGAAGTGAAGTCGCTCGGCTACGCCGCGCCTTCCACCGGTGGCATTCTGGCACCGGAAACCGTTTCGGCATCGATCATCGAAAAGATCGCCGAATTCTCGCCGGTTCGTGCCGTCGCATCTTCGATCACCATGTCCGGCCCGCTGCTTCAGCTCCCGCGCCTTGTGGACGAAGTCACTGTCGGCGAAGTCACCGAAACCGGCGCTCGCTCCGAAAGCGAGCCGAGTTTCGAGCAGATCGACCTGAAGCCTTTCGAGATGGCCGTGATCGTCCCGGTCACGCGCGTGCTGCTGGAAGACTCGCAGATCGACCTTTCATCCTATCTCGGCAATCACGTCGCCCGCCGCTTCGGTCAGAGGGAAGCCGCGTGGTTCGTCAACGGCAACGGCACGTCCCAGGCTGAAGGTGTTCTCGTCTCGACCGAAGTCGGTGAGTTCGAAGCGGCCGGCACGGCGATCACCGCCGACGACCTCATCGATACGTTCTACAGCATCAAGACGGCCTACTCCGCGAATGGCGTCTGGATGATGAACCGCTTTTCGATGGCCGTGGTTCGCAAGCTGAAGGATACCGACGGCTCGTATCTGTGGCAGCCTTCGATTGCCGCTGGCGTGCCGCCCACGTTGCTCGGCCGACCCGTGTATGAGGCCGTCGACGCCCCGAATCCGGCGGCCGGTGCGACCCCGATCGTCTTCGGTGACTTCGCGGCCGGCTATACGATCGCCGATCGCGTCGGCTTCGAAATCCTTCGCGACGACTACACCGGCGCGGCGAACGGCATCGTGAAGCTTCACGCTCGCCGTCGTGTCGGTGGTCGCGTGGTGCTTGGCGAGGCGCTCACCAAGCTGACGCTGGCATCGGCGTAA
- a CDS encoding gene transfer agent family protein, whose product MTPFTRFLGDGDHAFALPFDSVLELERKTGAAFGVLFDRVRRMQFAMTDLSETVRLALIGGGMSPKDAFELARTYVAGRPIKESYPLVLEILSTVWFGEEADAATDKAAE is encoded by the coding sequence ATGACCCCATTCACCCGCTTCCTTGGCGACGGCGATCACGCCTTCGCACTGCCCTTCGATTCCGTGCTGGAGCTGGAGCGCAAGACCGGCGCTGCATTCGGCGTTCTCTTCGATCGCGTGCGACGCATGCAGTTCGCCATGACGGACCTTTCCGAAACCGTCCGGCTCGCGCTCATCGGCGGTGGCATGTCGCCGAAAGACGCATTCGAGCTGGCGCGCACTTACGTCGCCGGCCGGCCGATCAAGGAAAGCTATCCGCTGGTTTTGGAGATCCTTTCGACCGTCTGGTTTGGCGAGGAAGCCGACGCCGCAACGGATAAGGCCGCCGAATGA
- a CDS encoding phage portal protein: MRISESLKALFGKGAERKAVTLTDPLAADIFGTMPSIAGPTIGPATAIRVPAVYSAIALVTGAIGSLPAKVFAVDDGGKQAAIHHPAYALVHDWANDWTSAGELRAALTADALLHDAGYAYANRNGEGQVVEFIRLDPLSITAKQDETTGEPFYAQRQSNGRERTFRYQDILRISAPLGISPIKAGKEAIGLASVLERHGAQLFARGARPSAVLSKEGKAGNEGGATVIGRIKAAWRAWQSEASGDPLFLDDGWVYTPVTMTSTDAQFLENRRFAIEEIARLFRVPPHLLFELSRATWSNAEEMFQSFLTLTLRSWLDEWEAAYARVLLTPEERAAGLYIEFVIDDLLTANAATRATTYAQYRSMGAMTANEVRAGLNMPRMDGGDTLDNPNITPASRTGANDNGIASKDAAA, translated from the coding sequence TTGCGTATCTCCGAGTCATTAAAGGCGTTATTCGGCAAGGGTGCCGAAAGGAAAGCGGTCACCCTCACGGACCCGCTCGCCGCCGACATCTTCGGCACGATGCCGTCGATTGCCGGCCCGACCATCGGCCCCGCGACGGCTATTCGAGTGCCTGCCGTCTATTCTGCTATTGCGCTGGTAACAGGCGCGATAGGCTCGCTTCCCGCCAAAGTCTTCGCCGTTGACGATGGCGGGAAGCAAGCCGCTATTCATCATCCGGCCTACGCCCTTGTGCACGATTGGGCGAACGACTGGACATCGGCCGGCGAGCTTCGTGCCGCCCTGACTGCCGACGCCCTGTTGCATGACGCCGGCTATGCCTACGCGAACCGGAACGGCGAAGGCCAGGTTGTCGAGTTCATCCGGCTGGACCCGCTGTCGATAACCGCGAAGCAGGACGAAACCACCGGCGAGCCGTTCTATGCGCAGCGCCAGTCCAACGGCCGCGAGCGAACCTTCCGGTATCAGGACATTCTGCGCATCTCGGCACCGCTCGGCATCTCGCCGATCAAAGCCGGCAAGGAAGCGATCGGCCTCGCGTCGGTCCTAGAGCGTCACGGCGCGCAGCTCTTCGCCCGTGGTGCGCGCCCGTCCGCTGTTCTGTCCAAGGAAGGCAAGGCCGGCAATGAAGGCGGCGCTACCGTCATCGGCCGGATCAAGGCCGCATGGCGCGCATGGCAGTCTGAAGCGTCCGGTGATCCTTTGTTTTTGGATGATGGCTGGGTCTACACGCCCGTCACGATGACGAGCACCGATGCGCAGTTCCTCGAAAACCGTCGCTTCGCCATCGAAGAGATCGCCCGGCTTTTCCGTGTCCCGCCCCACCTCTTATTCGAACTTTCGCGCGCCACTTGGTCGAACGCCGAAGAGATGTTTCAGTCGTTCCTGACGCTGACGCTGCGCTCTTGGCTGGACGAATGGGAGGCGGCCTATGCCCGTGTCCTGCTCACACCGGAAGAGCGTGCGGCCGGCCTCTACATCGAATTCGTCATTGACGACCTTCTCACGGCCAACGCCGCAACCCGTGCCACGACCTATGCGCAGTATCGCAGCATGGGCGCGATGACGGCGAACGAAGTCCGCGCCGGCTTGAATATGCCTCGCATGGACGGCGGCGACACCCTCGACAATCCGAACATCACGCCGGCTAGCCGCACCGGCGCGAACGACAACGGCATCGCCAGCAAAGACGCCGCCGCATGA
- a CDS encoding tyrosine-type recombinase/integrase — MGTKVEHLLNRDGRYYARIVIPKALRSYLDGKTELRTPLGADRRVAKANLPAALATMQVQIGIARERASKAERRDVRVGHYPMAMPAMVWQDYLERTRLDAEIRAQDHRYAEMEVDADQARRYRDGFAGKLSDAELAMLVGDRIERLRLRGSFDAVIGSPEWRTLAQGLCASAYEAMAREAERNEGDFTGKPSHPIVAAAVAEEDTPDPVSLTGLFNDYIRELKRGGKGAVAERRWVPVFDHLRKFLKHNDASRITKKDLIAWRDKLLETLSPRTVRDVHLTGLRAVLNWAAQNERIPANPVTGVKVKVTKAIQSREKGFRDDEALAIVKATLAYVKPEKESAEIAAAKKWAPILCAFTGARITEITQLRKEDIRDEGGVPVMRITPDAGSVKTGQYRDVPLHPQLVELGFLDFVKAASPGPLFHKSKGEKAIIGARTASGRVSNWLQAIDVVPEGVSPNHGWRHRFKTLANELGISDRVADAIQGHAGRTAGDSYGDVTIKARKVAIEKLPRFALK; from the coding sequence ATGGGAACGAAGGTCGAGCACCTGCTAAATCGAGACGGTCGCTATTACGCCCGGATCGTGATTCCAAAAGCACTGCGATCATATCTGGACGGCAAGACGGAACTTCGGACCCCTTTGGGAGCCGATCGCCGGGTCGCGAAAGCGAATTTGCCGGCCGCCCTCGCGACTATGCAGGTGCAAATCGGGATCGCACGCGAGCGGGCAAGCAAGGCTGAAAGGCGCGACGTTCGCGTCGGCCATTACCCGATGGCGATGCCGGCGATGGTGTGGCAGGACTATCTAGAGCGGACGCGGCTGGACGCTGAAATCCGGGCGCAAGATCACCGCTATGCCGAAATGGAAGTCGACGCCGATCAAGCCCGTCGCTACCGCGACGGCTTCGCCGGCAAGCTCTCCGATGCCGAGCTAGCCATGCTTGTCGGCGATCGGATCGAACGGCTTCGCCTTCGTGGCAGCTTCGATGCCGTCATTGGCTCGCCGGAATGGCGCACCTTGGCGCAAGGCCTATGTGCTTCGGCATACGAGGCGATGGCGCGCGAGGCCGAGCGGAACGAAGGCGATTTCACCGGCAAACCCTCGCACCCCATTGTGGCCGCAGCCGTGGCAGAGGAAGATACGCCGGACCCTGTTTCGCTCACCGGCCTGTTCAATGACTACATTCGCGAGCTGAAGCGGGGAGGGAAGGGTGCTGTCGCTGAAAGGCGGTGGGTGCCGGTGTTCGATCACCTGCGCAAGTTCCTGAAGCACAATGACGCCAGCCGGATCACGAAGAAGGATTTGATCGCGTGGCGCGATAAGCTCCTAGAGACGCTTTCACCGCGCACCGTGCGCGACGTGCATCTTACGGGCTTGCGTGCCGTCCTGAATTGGGCTGCGCAGAATGAGCGCATTCCGGCCAATCCGGTCACGGGCGTAAAGGTGAAGGTGACGAAGGCTATCCAGTCGCGCGAGAAAGGCTTCCGCGACGATGAGGCACTGGCGATCGTGAAGGCGACGCTCGCCTACGTGAAGCCCGAAAAGGAAAGCGCAGAGATCGCCGCCGCGAAGAAATGGGCACCGATCTTGTGCGCCTTCACCGGCGCACGCATCACCGAAATCACCCAATTGCGGAAAGAGGATATCCGCGACGAAGGCGGCGTGCCGGTCATGCGGATCACGCCCGATGCCGGTTCGGTCAAGACCGGCCAATACCGTGACGTGCCGTTGCATCCGCAGCTAGTCGAGTTGGGCTTCCTCGATTTCGTCAAGGCCGCTTCCCCCGGCCCGCTCTTCCACAAGTCCAAGGGCGAAAAGGCCATCATCGGCGCACGCACGGCGTCCGGCCGTGTCAGCAATTGGCTTCAGGCAATCGACGTGGTGCCGGAAGGCGTCAGCCCGAACCACGGATGGCGACACCGGTTCAAGACGCTTGCGAACGAACTCGGCATCTCGGATCGTGTCGCTGACGCAATCCAAGGCCACGCCGGGCGAACGGCCGGCGACAGCTACGGTGACGTGACTATCAAAGCGCGGAAGGTCGCCATCGAAAAGCTGCCCCGGTTCGCCCTCAAATAG
- the murA gene encoding UDP-N-acetylglucosamine 1-carboxyvinyltransferase, with protein MDRIRITGGRKLEGVIPISGAKNAALPLMIASLLTRETLTLDNVPDLADVNQLIKILGNHGVDVSVNGRRGSQKEGYSRTVNFTAGEIVDTTAPYELVSKMRASFWVIGPLLARMGEAKVSLPGGCAIGTRPVDLFLDGLAALGAEIDVDNGYVVTRARHGLKGTRYVFPKVSVGATHVLMMAATLARGETVLENAAREPEIVNLAECLNLMGAKISGAGSSTIVIEGVDRLSGATCSIIPDRIETGTYAMAVAMTGGDVVLEGARAELLQSALDVIARTGAEITPLNHGIRVRRNGHGIEPVDITTEPFPGFPTDLQAQFMGLMTMSKGRSRITETIFENRFMHVQELARLGAHIALSGQTAVVDGVAKLKGAPVMATDLRASVSLVIAGLAAEGDTIVNRIYHLDRGFERLEEKLTGCGALVERISD; from the coding sequence ATGGACAGAATCAGGATCACGGGTGGACGCAAGCTCGAAGGCGTGATCCCGATTTCGGGCGCCAAGAACGCGGCCTTGCCGCTGATGATCGCCTCGCTGCTCACCCGCGAGACGCTGACGCTCGACAACGTTCCGGACCTCGCCGACGTCAACCAGCTGATCAAGATCCTCGGCAATCACGGTGTCGACGTCTCGGTCAACGGCCGCCGCGGCAGCCAGAAGGAAGGCTATTCGCGCACCGTCAACTTCACCGCCGGCGAGATCGTCGACACGACCGCGCCTTACGAGCTGGTGTCGAAGATGCGCGCCTCGTTCTGGGTCATCGGCCCGCTGCTCGCGCGCATGGGCGAGGCGAAGGTATCGCTGCCGGGCGGCTGCGCCATCGGCACCCGGCCCGTCGACCTCTTCCTCGACGGTCTGGCGGCCCTCGGCGCCGAGATCGACGTCGACAACGGCTATGTGGTGACACGCGCCAGACATGGCCTGAAGGGCACGCGCTACGTCTTCCCGAAGGTCTCCGTCGGTGCGACGCACGTGTTGATGATGGCGGCCACCCTGGCGCGCGGCGAGACCGTGTTGGAGAACGCGGCACGCGAGCCCGAGATCGTCAACCTCGCCGAGTGCCTCAACCTGATGGGCGCGAAGATTTCGGGCGCCGGTAGCTCCACCATCGTCATCGAGGGCGTCGACAGGCTTTCCGGCGCGACCTGCAGCATCATTCCCGATCGCATCGAAACCGGCACCTATGCGATGGCGGTGGCGATGACCGGCGGCGACGTGGTGCTTGAAGGGGCCCGGGCAGAGCTGCTGCAGTCGGCACTCGACGTGATCGCGCGGACCGGCGCCGAGATCACTCCGCTCAACCACGGCATCCGCGTGCGCCGCAACGGCCACGGCATCGAGCCGGTCGACATCACGACCGAACCCTTCCCCGGCTTTCCGACCGACCTGCAGGCGCAGTTCATGGGCCTGATGACCATGTCGAAGGGGCGTTCGCGCATCACCGAGACCATCTTCGAGAACCGGTTCATGCACGTGCAGGAGCTCGCTAGGCTCGGCGCGCATATTGCGCTCTCCGGCCAGACCGCCGTCGTCGACGGCGTGGCGAAACTGAAGGGTGCGCCGGTGATGGCGACCGATCTGCGCGCCTCTGTCTCGCTCGTCATCGCCGGCCTCGCCGCCGAAGGCGATACGATCGTCAATCGCATCTACCATCTCGACCGCGGCTTCGAGCGGCTGGAGGAAAAACTCACCGGGTGCGGCGCGCTCGTCGAACGGATTTCCGACTAA
- a CDS encoding DUF2948 family protein: MEQLKLLALDADDLEIISAHVQDAVMQVGAFDWRPKEKRFLIEMNRFVWEKSGGIFRRHNERRRSILHFDRVLAVRSTGIDRAKRQDVLSLLTVGFAEDDTPAGTIELLFAGGGSVALDVECIEARLTDLGAAWAASSRPAHGN; encoded by the coding sequence ATGGAACAGCTCAAGCTTCTGGCTCTCGACGCAGACGACCTTGAAATCATCTCCGCCCATGTTCAGGACGCGGTCATGCAGGTCGGCGCCTTCGACTGGCGGCCGAAAGAGAAACGGTTCCTGATCGAGATGAACCGTTTCGTCTGGGAGAAGTCGGGCGGGATCTTTCGCAGGCACAACGAGCGGCGGCGCAGCATTCTGCATTTCGACCGCGTGCTCGCCGTGCGTTCCACGGGCATCGACCGCGCCAAGCGCCAGGACGTGCTTTCGCTTCTCACCGTCGGCTTCGCCGAGGACGACACGCCCGCCGGCACGATCGAACTGCTCTTCGCCGGCGGCGGCTCGGTGGCGCTCGACGTCGAATGCATCGAGGCGCGTCTGACCGACCTCGGAGCCGCCTGGGCCGCGTCGTCGCGGCCCGCGCACGGGAACTGA